One window from the genome of Bicyclus anynana chromosome 25, ilBicAnyn1.1, whole genome shotgun sequence encodes:
- the LOC112051757 gene encoding serine protease inhibitor 3/4-like — MRVPIILIFFIAVSSGELDFYSKVRNFSTQLLYYTQLDTPADVDADFFISPYTVWYFLMIMVSETVGDTREQITRALSLDGRSDYMIEFRNLTRIIKSRTIFGNYLYYDVNLKVRPDGVNRLRDLGFFTERLNFKKPTFKEPIVPNIEDFVNSSIIMSNAIHFTASWKHSLKSNYSVIENGFFEAMYHVRAHFPSADFDFLKASVTELPYSNDKYSMLIIRPHSGYNVSQVYVKLKDVSLKDIVAKLEKDALEHGLVEVDVMLPSISANSHVIFNKPLENLGLLEIFNGNSANFYNLVEDDIYISEITQGVELTFTEEQTIVSATIPSKSGGQLDKWKKIVPLKKPFISFIMEKSTGTILFGGVHSNSLAVHSWYT, encoded by the coding sequence ATGCGAGTgccaataattttaatatttttcatagctGTTTCGTCTGGCGAATTAGATTTCTATTCAAAAGTGCGTAATTTTAGCACACAGCTATTGTATTACACCCAACTAGACACACCAGCTGATGTCGATGCCGACTTCTTCATATCACCATATACAGTTTGGTACTTTCTGATGATTATGGTATCGGAAACCGTAGGTGATACTCGAGAACAAATAACCAGGGCGCTCTCATTGGATGGCCGAAGTGATTATATGATAGAATTCAGGAATTTGACTAGAATAATCAAGAGTCGTACTATATTTGGTAACTATCTCTATTACGACGTGAATCTTAAAGTGCGCCCGGACGGTGTCAACAGATTAAGGGACTTGGGCTTTTTTACGGAAcgtttaaattttaagaaaccaacGTTTAAAGAACCCATTGTGCCGAACATCGAAGATTTCGTCAATTCATCGATCATTATGAGCAATGCGATACATTTTACAGCGTCTTGGAAACATTCCCTCAAATCGAACTATAGTGTAATCGAAAATGGTTTCTTTGAAGCGATGTATCATGTGAGAGCGCATTTTCCTTCTGCAGATTTTGACTTTCTGAAGGCTTCGGTGACGGAATTGCCCTACAGTAACGATAAGTACAGCATGCTAATAATACGACCTCACAGCGGATACAACGTATCGCAAGTTTACGTCAAGCTCAAAGACGTTTCGTTGAAGGACATCGTTGCTAAACTTGAAAAGGACGCTCTTGAACACGGCTTGGTTGAGGTCGATGTGATGTTGCCGAGCATATCCGCCAATTCGCATGTAATTTTTAACAAACCTTTGGAGAATTTGGGCCTACTAGAAATATTCAATGGCAATTCAGCAAACTTCTACAATTTGGTGGAAgatgatatatatatttctgAAATCACGCAGGGCGTAGAGTTAACGTTTACTGAAGAACAAACGATCGTGTCCGCGACTATACCGTCGAAATCGGGCGGTCAACTGGACAAATGGAAGAAGATCGTCCCGTTAAAAAAGCCGTTTATTTCCTTTATAATGGAGAAATCTACAGGCACCATTCTCTTCGGTGGAGTTCACTCCAATAGTCTTGCGGTGCATAGCTGGTATACCTAA